A section of the Drosophila sechellia strain sech25 chromosome 3L, ASM438219v1, whole genome shotgun sequence genome encodes:
- the LOC116801098 gene encoding uncharacterized protein LOC116801098, translating into MSKGELRNAFQKREWHPDEKFAVYFEDKVMLANDINIDLEEHLENIIEGIPAPALRNQARIQCFSEPMQILRAFSEVRLPKHKTGSSSSKRLTGGGAANKDLRCANCNSKGHFARECLKPKSEPGSCYACAAFGHFVGQCPERKSANINNYNAS; encoded by the exons ATGTCAAAAGGGGAACTGAGGAACGCATTTCAAAAACGCGAATGGCATCCGGATGAGAAATTTGCTGTTTACTTCGAGGACAAGGTGATGCTGGCCAACGACATCAACATCGATCTAGAGGAGCACCTGGAAAACATCATTGAAGGAATCCCAGCACCAGCGTTGCGCAACCAGGCGCGCATACAGTGTTTCTCCGAGCCGATGCAAATTCTGCGGGCTTTCTCGGAAGTCCGTCTGCCGAAGCACAAAACAGGGAGCAGTTCATCAAAGCGCCTTACTGGAGGAGGTGCAGCCAATAAGGACTTACGTTGTGCCAATTGCAACTCCAAAGGGCACTTCGCCAGGGAGTGTCTCAAGCCAAAGAGCGAGCCCGGATCCTGCTATGCCTGTGCGGCATTTGGACACTTCGTCGGACAATGCCCGGAGCGCAAGAGCGCCAATATCAACAATTAT AATGCCTCATAG